Proteins from a genomic interval of candidate division WOR-3 bacterium:
- a CDS encoding CehA/McbA family metallohydrolase, with product MHRIKDWKIERFEDLKVVILLLICIFFIFESAIGYNIYWANLHSHTSLSDGRSTPEHAFAYARDTADIDVLAITDHTHYLTHSSYQYLRNVANQFTIPGEFVAIAGQEFGSLSAFGHFSIFEAESLCPVSVNNLDMTYQWIAKNKVQIQFNHPRYGDFDYLAFNRAGNEYASMIEIVNGSGNYTPFYEERYIEALNLGWHIAPVANQDNHRANWGNQTTIQGQIPLSGIWAEELTKEKILEAISKKRVYACEVNPVNDKIYLNDFAVNHTKMGDVCYTNERNVNIKVSVSANNNFAKIYLFRNGVLYDSAPSNLINQNNVIWLYSDTITFGYYFVKGVQEDGDRFWSAPIWVIYQSPSTNIQVLPHPIRGTSQIKIPAVANADTSEMLIYTIEGNLVYQEKKAYSVEHTWNGLDKNNRLLANGVYLIVIRVKSPNGQKIFQGKVTLLRQ from the coding sequence ATGCATCGAATAAAAGATTGGAAGATTGAGCGATTCGAAGATTTGAAGGTTGTTATATTGTTATTAATCTGTATTTTTTTTATCTTTGAATCAGCGATCGGTTATAATATCTATTGGGCGAATTTACATTCTCATACTTCATTATCTGATGGCCGAAGCACACCAGAACACGCTTTTGCTTATGCTCGAGATACTGCTGATATTGATGTTTTAGCCATTACTGACCATACGCATTATTTAACCCATAGTAGTTATCAATATTTAAGAAATGTTGCTAATCAGTTTACAATACCAGGAGAATTTGTGGCTATTGCAGGACAAGAATTTGGTAGTCTATCTGCATTTGGCCATTTTTCAATATTTGAGGCTGAGAGTTTGTGTCCAGTATCAGTTAATAATTTGGATATGACTTATCAGTGGATTGCTAAAAATAAAGTGCAGATTCAATTTAATCATCCTCGTTATGGTGATTTTGATTATTTGGCTTTTAACCGAGCAGGCAATGAATATGCTTCAATGATTGAAATTGTTAATGGCAGTGGTAATTACACACCATTTTATGAAGAAAGATATATTGAAGCATTAAATCTTGGTTGGCATATTGCACCAGTGGCTAATCAGGATAATCATCGGGCTAATTGGGGGAATCAAACAACAATTCAAGGACAAATTCCACTTTCTGGAATTTGGGCAGAGGAACTGACAAAAGAGAAGATATTAGAGGCAATTAGTAAAAAAAGAGTCTATGCTTGCGAAGTAAACCCCGTTAATGATAAAATTTACTTAAACGATTTTGCCGTTAATCACACTAAAATGGGCGATGTCTGCTATACCAATGAGAGAAATGTCAATATCAAAGTTAGTGTTTCGGCTAATAATAATTTTGCTAAAATCTATTTATTCAGAAATGGGGTCTTGTATGATTCAGCACCGAGTAATCTGATAAATCAAAATAATGTTATCTGGCTATATTCAGACACAATTACATTTGGCTATTATTTTGTTAAAGGTGTTCAAGAAGATGGTGATAGATTTTGGTCTGCGCCGATTTGGGTTATTTACCAATCCCCATCGACAAATATTCAAGTTTTGCCCCATCCAATAAGAGGGACCTCACAAATAAAAATTCCGGCAGTGGCTAATGCGGATACTTCAGAAATGCTGATTTATACGATTGAAGGCAATTTGGTTTATCAGGAGAAAAAGGCGTATTCTGTGGAGCATACCTGGAATGGGTTAGATAAAAATAATCGTCTGCTTGCCAATGGCGTCTATTTGATTGTAATCCGAGTAAAGTCTCCTAATGGGCAAAAAATCTTTCAAGGTAAAGTTACATTATTAAGGCAATGA
- a CDS encoding bifunctional metallophosphatase/5'-nucleotidase codes for MKIKRYLLFAICPDTSRNDISLSRICYLLFSVWFFIFNFVYAIPEYIYIIHTNDIHGALLPTEAFWMNPDFPPPIGNAPAAITVINEIKEQAQKQNIPVLIFDLGDWFSGTPIGDFTRGKSVIEFLNYIGADALVIGNHDFEYGLDTLKSLIRMAKAPVLCANLVKAGTDSVPEYFKPYIILERDGLKIGLFGLITHYLAGMVSPENRPGLDIIKHYVPAANCVKALRQQGADIVIGLTHIGNRYDERLADSVPGIDVLIGGHSHTGIQKPYEMPRYHTIIAQTYGRLTSLGLLKLKIDKQTKKIAGYDGELIDLYGEEIPLHQEYLTHLKNWQKDVEKGFDNVIGISKRELTRSGMEECPVGNFITDAMREHFNADIAVHNSGGIRANIPQGEVTYRDIYRVDVFGNTAVTMTMTGKQVWEMLEISVIGYHAIFQVSGVKMVYNPKNPPKQKLISVEIGGKPIDFNKEYKVVTNSFLAAGGGAYGIFKEGKDIEDSYIPLRDLMVEYLRKHSPIDYKIEGRIIAKRS; via the coding sequence ATGAAAATAAAGCGCTATTTGCTGTTTGCTATTTGCCCAGACACTAGTCGTAATGACATTTCGCTATCTCGTATTTGCTATTTGCTATTTAGTGTTTGGTTTTTCATTTTTAATTTTGTTTATGCGATACCAGAATATATTTATATTATTCATACTAATGACATTCATGGCGCTTTATTACCAACTGAAGCATTCTGGATGAATCCGGATTTTCCACCACCTATCGGCAATGCGCCTGCAGCAATTACAGTTATTAATGAGATAAAAGAGCAAGCCCAAAAACAGAATATTCCAGTTTTAATATTTGATTTAGGTGATTGGTTTTCCGGCACACCAATTGGCGATTTCACTCGCGGAAAATCAGTAATTGAGTTTTTAAATTATATCGGTGCAGATGCTTTAGTAATCGGTAATCATGATTTTGAATATGGTCTAGACACATTGAAATCTTTAATTAGAATGGCTAAAGCGCCAGTTTTATGTGCTAATTTAGTAAAAGCCGGAACTGATTCCGTGCCTGAATATTTTAAGCCTTATATCATTTTAGAGCGCGATGGATTGAAAATCGGACTGTTTGGACTGATTACTCATTATTTAGCTGGAATGGTCAGTCCAGAAAACCGGCCGGGTCTTGATATTATAAAACATTATGTACCGGCTGCAAATTGTGTTAAAGCCTTAAGACAACAAGGTGCAGATATTGTGATTGGGTTAACTCACATCGGTAATCGCTATGACGAGCGTTTGGCAGATTCAGTTCCAGGTATCGATGTGCTAATTGGAGGACACAGTCATACTGGTATTCAAAAACCATATGAAATGCCGAGGTATCATACAATTATTGCTCAGACATACGGTAGACTTACAAGTCTCGGTTTATTGAAATTAAAGATTGATAAGCAAACCAAAAAGATTGCGGGTTATGATGGTGAACTCATTGATTTATATGGTGAAGAGATTCCTTTACATCAAGAATATTTGACACATCTTAAGAATTGGCAGAAAGATGTTGAAAAAGGATTTGATAATGTCATTGGCATTTCTAAAAGAGAACTAACGCGCTCTGGAATGGAAGAATGTCCGGTAGGTAATTTTATTACTGATGCGATGCGAGAACATTTTAATGCTGATATTGCAGTTCATAATTCAGGAGGTATAAGAGCAAACATACCGCAAGGTGAGGTAACATATCGTGATATTTATAGAGTTGATGTTTTTGGCAATACTGCTGTTACAATGACAATGACCGGTAAACAGGTTTGGGAAATGCTGGAAATTTCAGTAATTGGCTATCACGCGATCTTTCAGGTATCTGGTGTTAAAATGGTCTATAATCCGAAAAATCCTCCTAAGCAAAAACTCATCTCAGTCGAAATCGGCGGAAAGCCAATTGATTTTAACAAAGAATATAAAGTCGTTACTAACTCATTTTTAGCAGCAGGCGGTGGTGCTTATGGTATATTTAAAGAAGGTAAAGATATTGAAGATAGTTATATCCCGTTAAGAGACTTGATGGTTGAATATCTTAGAAAACATTCACCAATTGATTACAAAATAGAAGGTAGAATCATTGCCAAAAGGTCATAA